CCACCTGGTGTGACCCAGGCGTGCAACTTGTATCCGAAGAACTCACCCTGAGTTCCGAAACCCCACTTTGCTCCTGGGAATTGACAAAGATGAGTGCGTTTGGGACGGCAAATGGGGAGGGGCATCGAATCAATCACAACCTCGGCGCACGGCTGAGCTGGGCTGGCAACATGTTCCAAGAGTGGTAAAAGCTTGATGCCCCTGGTGTAAGCCTGTGTGTAGGAAGGAAGACCGGGACGGTCTTCCTTGAGGATGTTCCACCAGATGGAAGCAAATGGATGCTTGAAGATGAGACGGGAGAGCAGCAGAGCAACCAGCATGGCATCTGTGACCTTCTGGTGCTGGCAGGATTTCCGGTCACTGAAGTGCTTCCTGGCCCAGAGATAGAGGTGGCGAATGACGTGTCGACGTCCTAAACTATGGTGGAGACGATATTTAGCCATGTCGTCTCTATTTTTATGTGCCTGAGACGCACTTCAACAGTGGTCGGTCAGCCCTAAACGGCGTAAGCGACTCAGTGCACTGGGGCTGGCTCCTTCAGCTTGGCTGAATTTGATCTTCTGGCCTGGACTGTGGAAAAGGTGTAGCGAAGCCTCCAGGCTTCGCCGTTGGTACAGCGTCTCTGGAATGTCCAGAATCCGCTGTGAGAGAATATGGGCGCGCTCCCCTGAAGCCTGTTTGTACACACTTCCAGAATTTCGGCTCTGGGAGCGCTTTTTGTCCGCCTATTCAGGTGCAAGTTCTGAGTCAAACCAGACCCCCAAGCGCAAACAAAACATCCAGGCCAGTGTCACAAGGCCGAAGAGCCGCTGAAGACGGCTCCTTTCCGTCATCCCAGTCCGCTCCAGGTCGAAGCCTCGCTTCTTGAAGCTGCTGAAGGTGCACTCGATTGACCAGCGCTGCTTGTACAGCTTCCAGGTCTTCCGAGCGCTGAAATCTGTGGCAATGATGACGAGGTCACCTGTGGATGACCTCGTCGCGACCACCCGCATGAGTTCGCCAAACACGAACACCTTTTCGTCGATTTCATGGAAATGACCGTGCTGGACGTGCTTAAACCATTCCTTCCCATTCATGTCGTCCAGCATGTCGCTGTGCCGAATGCGGATCGCCCGCTTGATGCCTTGACGACGGAGAAAACGGAACCACTCCGCACCGATGAACTCACGGTCAGCCACCAGGCCTTGCCAGCGTTTCGCTGGCAAGACGCGGAGGAGCTTCAATACTCAGAACTTGCACCTGAATAGGCGGACAAAAAGCGCTCCCAGAGCTGAAATTCTGGAAGTGTGTACAAACAGGTTTCAGGGGAGCGCACCCATATTCTCTCACAGCGGATTCTGGACATTCCAGAGACGCTGTACCAACGGCGAAGCCTCCAGGCTTCGCTGCACCTCTTCCACAGTCCAGGTCAGAAGACCAAGTTCAGCCAGGCTGAGGGAGTCAGCCCCAGTGCACTGAGTCGCTTCTTCAACGTCTATGACTGGGATTCAGACCGCTGCCGGGAAGAGATGCAGGACTTCCAGTGGCGCATCCTGCTGGATACAGCTCGTCACAAACGCAGACCTCGTCTGCGGCTCAGCGTGGATCTGACCACGGTGGAAAAGGTGGGAATTCAGCTGCCCTACGTCAGCGTCTACAACGGCAGGCACGGCATCCATCTGGTGGTCCTGTTCGCCGAATATGGGGAACTGAAGTTCCCCATTTCTTACCGGGTCTACCAGGGCAAGTACACCAGCACTCCCGTCACGTTAGCCCTTGACCTGCTGGAAGAGGTGCCAGACTTCGTCGGGAAACGCTTTCAGGTCTGCGTACTGGCAGACAGTGGATTCGAATCCGCTGTCTTTCTGGACGGTGTGCAGCGTCTCGGTTTCGAGTTCGTGGTGGGTGTGAGGAGTAACCGGCGCACGGATCATCCTGGACAGGTGACGGTTGCGGACTGTCCGCATGGGGGGTACGTCAACCTCGCCAACTGGCCTCTGGAAACGCTGTCTCTGGGGAGGATGGACCGTGGGGACCGCGAATTCTTCGCGGTGTCGTCTGAGCTGTTAGAGGGGGATGACATCCTGGCCGAAGGAAAACGGCGCTGGGCGCTGGAATCCTTTTTTAAGGAGGGAAAGCATCAGTTTGGGTTGGCGCAGTTCGCGCTGCGAACTGCCAGGGGTCTGGACCGCTGGATTTTGATGGTCTTCCTGGCCTTCACCCTGACCATGCTGTACCGCTCTGAGGACATGACCCTGAAAGAGGCAGCCCGCTTGGCCCTACATACCCTCTTCCCCGAAGTCAGGCTGAACCACCTGCTGAGCCAAATTCAAAAAGAGCAAGAATTCCTCCACCAGCACGGCTATTCGCTCAGCTATGCAAGGTGCAACTTATGAGTTAAGCCATGTCCAGGGGCCGCTGCCCTATCCTGGGAGGCGTGATAGACCTCGTGACCGAATATGCTCCGCCCGCCGAATTGCCTGCCGCGCTGGAAAGCAGCTTGGAGGCTGTGATGCGGCACTTTGGCGTGGAAGACCGCGAGGTGACGGTGGTGCTGGTGGACGACCCCACCATTCAGGCGCTCAAGGCCGAGCACTGGGGTGAGGACGCCCCCACCGACGTGCTGAGCTTTCCCACCTGGGAACCGGGCGACCCCTTCATGCCGCCGCACCTGGGCGACATCATCATCAGCCTGGATACGGCGCTGCGGCAGGCAGAAGGCCGGGGCCACTCGCTGACCCGCGAGGCCGCGCTGCTGGCCAGCCACGGCATGACCCATCTGGTGGGCCACGACCACCCCCACGCCGAGGGTCTGGGCTTTGAAGAAGGCGCCACCGGGCCGGAGTGGCAGGTGTTCCATGACGCCTGGGCCGCCGCGCGGGCCGCTCTGCCCGCAGGCATCTAGGAAGATGCCCAAGAATGTCGGCTCGCCACTGAGCGTGGCCCGCTGGCGCCGCTCGGCGGGCTACGCCTGGGCCGGGGTGCGGCAGGTGTACCGCAGCGAGCCCAACTTCCGGATAGAGGTCTGGGCCGCCGTGCTGGCCCTGACGCTTACTCTGGCGCTGGGCGCGCCGCTGCCGCCCATCCTGCTGTCCTGCGCGCTGGTGCTGAGCCTGGAACTGCTGAACAGCGCCGTGGAAGCCGCCATAGACCTGGTCAGCCCGGAAGAACATCCGCTGGCGAAAGT
This region of Deinococcus sp. Marseille-Q6407 genomic DNA includes:
- a CDS encoding transposase; translation: MYKQVSGERTHILSQRILDIPETLYQRRSLQASLHLFHSPGQKTKFSQAEGVSPSALSRFFNVYDWDSDRCREEMQDFQWRILLDTARHKRRPRLRLSVDLTTVEKVGIQLPYVSVYNGRHGIHLVVLFAEYGELKFPISYRVYQGKYTSTPVTLALDLLEEVPDFVGKRFQVCVLADSGFESAVFLDGVQRLGFEFVVGVRSNRRTDHPGQVTVADCPHGGYVNLANWPLETLSLGRMDRGDREFFAVSSELLEGDDILAEGKRRWALESFFKEGKHQFGLAQFALRTARGLDRWILMVFLAFTLTMLYRSEDMTLKEAARLALHTLFPEVRLNHLLSQIQKEQEFLHQHGYSLSYARCNL
- the ybeY gene encoding rRNA maturation RNase YbeY, which encodes MSRGRCPILGGVIDLVTEYAPPAELPAALESSLEAVMRHFGVEDREVTVVLVDDPTIQALKAEHWGEDAPTDVLSFPTWEPGDPFMPPHLGDIIISLDTALRQAEGRGHSLTREAALLASHGMTHLVGHDHPHAEGLGFEEGATGPEWQVFHDAWAAARAALPAGI
- a CDS encoding diacylglycerol kinase, giving the protein MPKNVGSPLSVARWRRSAGYAWAGVRQVYRSEPNFRIEVWAAVLALTLTLALGAPLPPILLSCALVLSLELLNSAVEAAIDLVSPEEHPLAKVAKDAAAGAVYLAAFFAALVGLSVLGPRVWALLAAALV